A window of the Cydia splendana unplaced genomic scaffold, ilCydSple1.2 scaffold_161_ctg1, whole genome shotgun sequence genome harbors these coding sequences:
- the LOC134805547 gene encoding processed variable antigen encodes SEESKESKESKESEESEESKESKESKESKESEESEESEESKESEESQESKESKESKESKESKESKESKEFKESKESKESKESKKSKEIKESKESKESKEIKESK; translated from the coding sequence AGTCtgaagagtctaaagagtctaaagagtctaaggagTCTGAAGAGTCtgaagagtctaaagagtctaaagagtctaaagagtctaaagagtctgaAGAGTCTGAAGAGTCtgaagagtctaaagagtctgaAGAGTCtcaagagtctaaagagtctaaagagtctaaagagtctaaagagtccaaagagtctaaagagtctaaagagtttaaagagtctaaagagtctaaagagtctaaagagtctaaaaagtctaaagagattaaagagtctaaagagtctaaggaATCTAAAGAgattaaagagtctaaatag